The following proteins come from a genomic window of Nicotiana tomentosiformis chromosome 12, ASM39032v3, whole genome shotgun sequence:
- the LOC108945881 gene encoding uncharacterized protein, whose translation MHGCGSQPSSSGTPSPSPRSLSPSISRLCLRDSSTEPDAPPSAHTSDSSEDDDPDDVRYDRYHRIIIRPEDNGLSVPGRTDITVKFVKIWSINAIRDSLIPLAPLERLKRSLHGFYRMYGWICKGIGLPRNSRSRVNRERRPEHLRRVAPCTVWVQGAWGIRGDNWKKIWEEDDS comes from the exons ATGCATGGGTGTGGATCGCAGCCATCTTCATCAGGGACCCCGTCTCCCTCTCCACGGAGTTTGTCTCCTAGCATTTCTAGACTTTGTCTTCGGGATAGTAGCACAGAGCCAGATGCCCCCCCTTCTGCACACACTTCAGATTCATCGGAGGATGATGATCCGGATGATGTGCGTtatgatcgttatcataggatCATCATCAGGCCTGAGGATAATGG actaagtgtgccTGGGAGGACCGATATAACCgtgaaatttgtaaaaatttggagTATAAATGCCATAAGAGACTCTCTGATTCCTTTAGCTCCGCTCGAAAGGTTAAaaagaagccttcatgggttctaccgaATGTATGGGTGGATCTGCAAAGGTATTGGGCTACCGAGAAATTCGAGAAGTAGAGTGAACAGGGAAAGAAGGCCCGAGCATCTaagaagggtggctccttgcactgtATGGGTTCAAGGAGCATGGGGGATACGAGGAGACaactg gaaaaaaatatgggaggaagatgattcatga